ACGGGGTCTTTGTAGATGCCCCGGTACGCGCCGTCGATGAGACCCGCACTGGCCTTGTAGGCGAAGCGTTGGGTATCGCGGTCTACTTTTTGCAGCAGGGCGCCGCCCATGCCGAACGCGACATTCTCGGCGGAGAAGCCGTCGATCAGGAGGTTTTGCAGAATCTGGCGGATGGTGTCCTCGTTGATGCCGTCGCCCTGGATGACGCGGACGTGGTTGAGAACCTGATAGCCCTTGCTGTTCACGGTGGTGCCGTACTTGGCGGCCAGGGCCTTCACGGCCAGGCGCACCATGGCGGGGGGATCGCCACTGTCGGGGCGGACGACCAGGGTGGCGCCGCTCTCGATGACTTCCTTTTTCAGGGTTTCGCCCCAGTGAACGTTGATGGCGTGTTTCAGGTCGTAACTGTCGCTCACCACGGCGTAGATGCCGCCCTTCTTGCCGAACATCCGGACCATGTTGCGGTACGCTTCGACTTCGTTTTCCTTGCCCCAGCTGGTGATGGTGCTGTGTTCGGCGGCGGGGATGGAGTAACCGGCGATGTCGGCGCCGTAGTGGTTGCGGGCGACGCGCAGGGCTTCGAGGGTGTCGCTGCCCTGGAAGTTCACGAGGTGCGCCAGGCCGCCCAGGCCGGCACTTTCGCGGCTGCTGACGCCGCGGCTGCCGAAGTCGTGGAGCTTGAACGGCAGTTCCTCGGCGGCGCGGTCGCTGGTCTTCTCCAGGGCTTCTTTGATGATCTCGCGGATGGCGTGGCTCTGGGTGCAGACGGTGGTGGGGTACCACACGCGCATCAGCATGGTCTCAAACCAGCCGACCAGCCAGGGCAACTCGGGGTCGGTGTTCGTGCAGCTCATCAGGATGTTGTGGATGGGGACGCTTACGCCTTCGGGGACGGCGCGGATTTCCAGGGGGAGTTTCCCGCCGTGCACGTTCACCACGCGCATCCAGCCCTCATAGGGAAAGGGTTCGCCGTGCGCTTCGATCAGGTCGCGGGCTTCCTCGACCATCTCGGCGGTGACGCGCCGCGTCAGATACCGGTCGAGGATGTACTGCAACCCGAAAAAGCGCGTGGTGGGGTACTTGCCGCCGCGGGATTCCAGGTAGCTGAAGAGGCGCGTGGTGCCCTGGGGGTACTGGAGGTAATGGCTGCTCTTGTAACTGTCGGTGTCGAGGATCAGGTTGTCGTCGCTGAGTTTGACCGGGGTGGCAGGTACGGGCATGGTTCATTCTCCTTTAGCAGGTATGGGTGCGGGCGTAGGTTTCGACGTAGCGGGGCTGATCGGCCTCCACAGCCCTGGGGCTGCGGCAGTGGCGCACGAGGGCTATGGCGTCGTGGGCGTTCAGGCCGCTTTGCACCAGGAGGCATGCGGCGAGCATTCCGCTGCGGCCCAGGCCGCCGAGGCAGTGAATGACGATGGTTTCCCCGTGGCGCAGGCGATCCCTCAGGTCTTGCACCAGCGCGTGAAAGGCCGCGTCGTCGGTGGGGGTCTTCACGTCGGGGATGGGGTGATGACGGACATTCAGGCCAAGGCGGGCAGCCTCGGCGTGGTAGTCGTCCATGTGCCAGCGCTGCATTTCGTCCTGTTCCATCAGGTTGACCAGCAGGGTGACGCCTTTCTCCTTCAGGTGCCCGAGGTCGGTCGTGAGATCGCGGTCATGGCGCAGCTCGTGGCCCTGGCCTTTCTTGCCGGGGGCGATGGTCAGGCCAAGCCGGCCGGGCCAGCGTGGGGGCCCATCTTCTATCCAGGCGATGCGGAGGGGATTCTGGGTACTATTCATCTCAACTCCTTTCTCATAATTTACATTCTTCTTTATTAGTAAAATGAGTCAATAATCCAGTTGGGCAGTCTGATGCAGGAACCAATGCCTGACTCCCCACGTAGTGCCTTACAGTGACCCTACTGTGATGACCAAACCCCCTGAAACGAACGCTTTTCAGTACGCCTGGAAAAGCCCCTGGGTACGCCTGGCGGTGTTTCTGCTGGCCTTCTACCTGCTCTACAGGGTGTTTGGTTCCATCACCAGCGTCGTGGTGGACTTCACGGTGGCGTTCCTGATCGCCTACCTGGCCAACCCGCTGCTGAACTGGCTGGAGAAAGGCCGGGTCAAGCGCGGGCTGGGCGTGGTGTTCGTGCTGCTGCTGTTTCTGGGATTGCTGGCGCTGACCGTCACCCTGATCGTCACGGTCTCGGGGCAATTCGCCCAGCTCATCAAGAACCTGCCCAACCTGGTCAACAACCTGGGCGGCCTCATCGACAACGTGGCAGTGCGCCTCAACAACCTGGGTATTCCCGGCATGGAGAACGTGCAGGAACGCATGACCACCGCCGCGCAGACCTGGGTGCAGAACCTCGACCAGAACCTCGGCCCGATTCTTCAGAACGCCCTGAACTCCACTGGCACGCTGCTGAATTACGTGCTGTCGGTGGGCGGCATCATCGGGCAGATCGTGCTGATCCTGCTGCTGAGCGTGTACCTTATGCTGGATTACAACCGTGTGAACGCCGCCCTGCTGCGGGCTTTCCCGCGCCCATGGCAGCCGCGCGTGCTGGAACTGTCGGCCCTGACCGGGCAGGCGGTGGGCGGGTACGTGCGCGGGCAACTCATCATCGCGTCGTTCATTGGCCTGTTCGTGTGGATCGGTCTGACGCTGGTGGGCATTCCCAGCGCCGCCGCCATTGGCTTTCTGGCAGGTGCTTTCAACATCGTGCCGTACCTGGGGCCGATCATCGGCGCGACCCCGGCGCTGCTGCTGGCGCTGACCATGCCGAACGTGCTGCTGAAAATGATCCTGGTGATCGTGGTGTTTGTGGCCGCCAACCAGATCGAGAGCAACTTCCTGAGTCCATACATCCTGAGCAAGAACACCGACCTGCACCCGGTCACCATTCTGGTCGCCATTCTGGTGGGCGTGGCTTTGATGGGTTTCGCGGGAGCGCTGCTGGCCGTGCCCACGGTGGCCCTGGCAAAATTGCTTCTGGAGAAGTACTACTACCCCAGCCGCGTGTACACCGAGGGGCCATAGCGCAGAAGCTTTCCGCTTGCCGCGTCTGCTGGCGATAACCAGCCAAACACGCTCCTGAGAATAAATAAGCGTTCCATGGTCAACCAGACAGGAAGAAGAAGGCCCGAGTCATAGCCGTTTGCAATGGATCACCATGTCTGCCACCCTCCTCAGGGAAGATAAGAACAGCGCTCCATCTTATCCAGACCATCCAAAAGCGGCTTGAAAGAAAAGCCGCTTTATTTCTCTCTGTGTTTCCTCGATTCCCTGGAAGATGAAGGCCAATGTGCTCCCAGGATATTGAACTCAGGAGGCTGCCTCGTGTCTGACCCGCCCTCCCTACTGTCCCGTGCGCAACTGTTTTGCTTCTTTCTTCCCGTCGTAGGCGTATTGTTCGGCCCACTGTGCAGCGGCCTCCATGTCGTATGCGACACGCCGGAAAGTCACGTTCCAGACACCCTTCTCTCCTTCCAGCAGCGTCCAGCGGGCCAGGGGTGAACCGTCTTTCTGACGGCTGACCGCACCGCAGTTCACGACCGTCAGGTGGCCGAGTTGCCGCACGTGCTCCAGGTGAGAGTGGCCCACAATGACCACGCGGGCGTTTTCGGTGTTTCCCAGGCGTTTGTGCACCTGTTCGTCAGTGGCCCACTGCTTCCCTTCACGCAGCAGGTATTCCCACGGGTCACTGGGCGTGCCGTGCGCGGCGATGACCTCGCCGTGAGCAAGAGTGACGCTGGTGGGCAGACTCGCCACGTATTCGCCGGCGCTGGCGGGCAACACGGCATGCAGCCACTCCAGCATCTCGCGTTTCTCCGTGTCGGGCGTCAGTTGCTCACCCAGGCGCTCGTCGGTGTTGCCACGAATCTCGTGAACGCCATGCTGAGCCTTGAGTTGCTGCTGCAGGTGCCACGCCCCCAGCGGGTCAGCGCCGCCGAAGAGTTGATCTCCCAGGTTGACCCACACGTCCGGCTGCTGGGCTTCAATGTCCTGCACCACCGCTTTCAGCGCGAACTGGTTTCCATGAACATCCCCGAATACCGCTATCTTCATGCTTCAGTCTGCACCTGATTCTTCAATTTCCTGTCAAGTGGCGGCTTCACGCTTCGGCCACCGCCGTCAGAAACGCCTGCCAGCTGGGCCTGGTCGCTGGGTGTATTCGCCAGAGATCCGTTCGGCGTGATGCGGTACAAAGGAGTTCTGCTCATCATCCTCTGCCCCGGTCGCGGGTGAAGTTGTCCAGCCGCACTCCCGGCGCTGCTGGTTGCGGTGGGTTCAGCAGGCTCTCCAGGAGACCCACGCGGCACAGCGCCAGGGGCATTGCTCGACCACGGTTGAGGGCTACAGACCCAACAACAGGAAAGCCCGCCCAACCCATCACTGGGGGGCGGGCATCCGGGATGAAAATTACTCGACGGTCACCGATTTGGCCAGGTTGCGGGGTTTGTCCACGTCCTTGCCCAGAACCGTGGCGGTGTAGTAGGCGAGGAGCTGCATGGCGACCGCGTTCACCACCGGGCTGACCATCTCGTGGGCGCGGGGCACGTAAATCACGTCGTCGGCGTGCTGCGCGTTCTCGGTGTCGCCGTCCGACAGCACCAGGATGACCTTACCGCCGCGTGCCCGAACTTCCTGCACGTTGGAAATGGTTTTCTCCAGCAGGCGGCTCTCGGTGGCGACCACCACCACGGGCAGTTTCTCGTCGATCAGGGCAATCGGGCCGTGCTTCATTTCGCCTGCGGCGTAAGCCTCGGCGTGGATGTAACTGATTTCCTTCAGTTTCAGGGCGCCTTCAAAAGCGGTGGGGCTGTTCACGCCGCGCCCCAGGAACAGGTAATCGCGCGCCTGGGCGTACTTCTCGGCCACCTGCTTGATCTGCTGAACGCGCTCCGGTTGCAGGGCTTCCTCGACCAGGCGCGGCAACTCGCGGGCGGAGGACAGCAGTTCTGCCCCCTCCTGCCCGCTGAGGGTGCCGCGGGCGCGGCCCAGCCACAGGGCCAGCATCAGGAACGCGCTGACCATGCTGGTATACGCCTTGGTGCTGGCCACGCCGATTTCCGGCCCGGCGTGAATGTACAGGGTGTCGTCCAGCTCGCGGGTCATGGAGCTGCCCTTGGCGTTGATGACGCCCAGCGTCTTCGCACCGCCCTTCTTCGCCTCGCGCAGGGCTTCCAGCGTGTCGATGGTCTCGCCGGACTGACTGACGACTATAGCCAGGGTGTTCTCGCTGACCAGCGGATCGCGGTAACGGTACTCGCTGGCCACATCGACCTCAACGGGAATGCGGGCCAGTTGCTCGATCAGGTATTCACCGACCAGACCCGCGTAGAAGGCCGTGCCGCAGGCGATGATGCTGATGCGTTTGAAGCTGGCCGGGTCGAGGTCGATGTCCAGATTCACCTCGCCTGTCTCATCGTGCAGGCGGCCAATCAGGGTGTTGGTGAGGGCCTGCGGCTGCTCGTAGATTTCCTTGAGCATGTACGTGTCGAAGCCGCCTTTTTCGGCAGACTCGGCGTCCCAGTCGATGGTTTCGATATCGCGCTTCAGCTCGTTGCCCTGCAGGTCGGTGACGCGGAAGCCGTCGTCATGCAGCACCACCATGTCGCCGTCGTGCAGGAACACCATCTGGCGAGTGTACGGCAGCAGCGCGGGCACGTCGGACGCCAGGAACATCTCGCCCTCGCCCACACCCATGACCAGCGGGGACACCGTGCGGGCGGCCACGATCTCACGGTGATCGACATGCGTCACCACGATTCCGTAAGCGCCGCGCACTTGCCCCAGTGCTGTGCGGACGGCTTCATACAGGTCACCTTTGTAGGCCTCCTCGATCAGGTGGGCCAGCACCTCGCTGTCTGTCTCCGACTTGAAGGCGTGCCCGCGCTGAAGCAGCCCTTCTTTCAGGTTCAGGTAGTTCTCGATGATGCCGTTGTGAACGATAACAATCCGGCCGTCCTCGGTCGCGTGCGGGTGTGAATTGGTGTCGTTCGGCAGGCCGTGCGTGGCCCAGCGAGTATGCCCGATGCCCAGCGTGCCGGGCAGCGGCTGGGCTTCCAGTTCACCGCTCAGGTTCGCCAGTTTCCCGGCCTTCTTGCGCACGTTGATGCAGGCGCCGTCCCCGATGGCCACACCCGCGCTGTCATAGCCCCGGTACTCCAGCTTCGAGAGACCGGAAATAAGAACGTCCTGCGCCTGCTTCGGGCCAATGTAACCAACGATTCCGCACATAATGCTCCTTCAGGACGCGAACGGCTGAGAGCTCATGGCTTCTGGCACAGACCAGGCCAGAAGTCAAGGCAAAGGCCAGAGAAAGGCCTGGGCCATCCGCATCCAGGTGTCCAGAGAAGTTGTGTGCATCGTACTCCGCTTTATATCCGTGTTGCCACGGGGGTTATGGCGGGGTTTCACGTCAATCGCTTGACGTCGGGTAGGCCCTGCATGCTGGCCTGGAAGCATCCGCAGAACGTCGCTCACTTCCACCTCGTATCCCCAACCTTCAAGGCTGGGGCCTTGCGCTGCCCTGTTTTGTGTGAACCGGACACCAACGGTTCGGGAAGGAAGATAGCATTAAAAGCCCCTCAGGTGAGTACGCTACTCAACCGTTAAGGGACTGGAGCCAGCGGGCCGCTTCCCCCGGGCTTTTCAGGCGCACCAGCCTCAGATGGGGAAACCCCGCCACAAGTTCCGGAATTTCACGCCGCCTTTTCCAGTGCGTGCGCCAGAACCAGCGCAGCGGCGCTTCCGGGTCGAGCAGGGCACCCCGCCACGTTTCACGGTTCCCGTTCCAGAGTTCCTGCCGCGTGACCACGCGCCGCAAGGTGCGCCGCACAATGCGCGGGTACACCACCCACGCCGGGTAATCCAGCCACACCAGCGTCTGTGCCCGCGCCCAGCCGATGTCGCGGGCCTTGCTGTAATTGCCGTCCATCACCCACGACTCCTGCGCCGTGAACAGGCTGACCTGCGCACGAAACTGCGCCAGCGGGGCCACCTGCCAGTCCGGCTGATGGTTCCAGGCATCCTGCTCGCCGTGCGGCACACCCAGCCGGTGCGCCAGTGCCCGGGCAAAGGTTGTTTTCCCACTTCCCGTCGTGCCGATGACAATGACGCGCTGCATTCGCGCAAGTGAAGCACAAAGTGACACAAACAGGCATCGGCCAGAACGCCTACGGGCCATCTTGACAAGTCCAACCCGAAGAAGGGTTTCTCTTTTTTACTATCCCACCCAGCAAATTCACCGTTCAATCAGACCGAGGCCGTCGGGCGCGGAGCGCACGGGCCTGGGAAAAGCAACTGGACGATCAGCACACCCAGCCCTGCCGGATGAAAATCTCTCCCAGAGCCAATAAAAGCTCATTTTCCCGACTTGCCTGGTGCTAACGAAAGCTCCCCTGCCCTCTGAGTAGGGGGCGGGGGGGGTGGGCTACTTCACCCTTCATTCAGTACAAGTCAAATCTTTCCTAGCGCCTGCCTCACGTCCGCGATCAGGTCGGCGCTGTCCTCGATGCCCACGCTGAGGCGCACCAGTCCGGGCGTGATGCCCTGGCGCGCCAGGGTTTCCTCGCCGAGAAGCTGGTGGGTGGTGCTGGCGGGGTGGCTGGAGAGGCTTTCCACGTCGCCAAGGCTGACCGCCTGAGTGAACAGCTTCAGCGCGTTCAGGAAAGTGAAGGCGTTGTCCTGCGTGCCCAGGTCGAGGCTGACCAGCCCGCCGAATTTGCCGTTCATCTGGCGGGCGGCGAAGGTGTGGCCGGGGTGGTCGCTCAGGCCGGGGTAATACAGGTGCTTGACGGCAGGATGGCCTTGCAAGGCTTCGGCCAGGGCAGCGGCGTTCTGGCAGTGCTTCTCCATGCGCAGGGGCAGGGTTTTCACGCCGCGAATGAGCAGGTACGCCTCGAACGGCCCCAGGGCGGCGCCAATGTGCCGCAGGCCATGACCGCGCAGGGGTTCGGTGAGTTCGGCGCGGGTAGCGACCACGCCCGCGATAACGTCTCCGTGGCCGCTGAGGTACTTGGTGGCCGAGTGCATCACGATGTCCACGCCGTGCTCGGTGGGGCGCGTGAGGTAGGGGGTGGCGAAGGTGTTGTCGACCACCATCAGGGCACCGACGCTGTGGGCCAGCTCGCTGGCAGCTTGCAGGTCGATGATGCCCAGCGTGGGGTTCATGGGCGTTTCCAGCCACACGAGCTTTGTTCTTTCGCTCAGCAGACCGCGCAGTGCGTCCAGATCGTGCGCTTCGCGGATGGTCACGCCGAACTGCGTCATCACTTCGTTCAGCAGCCCCTCGGTACCGCCGTACAGCGGGCCGACGAAGGCCACTTCATCCCCACTTTTCAGGAAGGTCAGGGCGATGGCGCTGGCAGCCCCCATGCCACTGGCGAAGGCGACGGCATCCTCGGTGCCTTCCAGATTGGCGACTTTTTCCTCGAAGGCGCGGACGGTGGGGTTCAGGACGCGGGAATAGAAGAAGCCGGGTTCCTCACCGGCAAAGAGCCGGGCGCCGCGCTGGGCGTCGAAGTAGCCGAAGGTGGAGGTGGCGTAGATGGGAACGGCGTGAGCCCCGGTCTGCGGGTCGACCCGGTGTCCGGCGTGAACGGCGCGGGTACCGAATTCAGCCTGCTGATTTTGAGTGGACATGCCGCAGTTTAACGCCATAGGGCCGCCAGTGCGGCGTTTCCTGAGCACGGCTCCGCGACATCGGGCATGAACAGGCGCACGCAACGAACCGCCCCAGCAGAGCACCCCAGTGGGGCGGTGCCAGCAGCGACGCTCTGCGCGCGGACAGAAGGAACCAGGACTCCTGTCTCCCCTGGCGGCACCCCGGAGCATGACCGCAGCTCCGCTTCATCTCCAGAATTCGGGATGAGCAGCGCGGTAAGGGATGTTCAGTTTGCCGGGCGGATTTGTGGGCTAGGATGAGGCGAGGAGAAGCTTTTCACAGGGTGTCCTGCGGCATTCTTCTCTTTTTTCTTCTGGAGACCCCTGCTTTCATGCCCACTTACCTTTACAAGAACCTGGAAACCGGCGAAATTTACGAACTCGTGCAGAGCATGCGCGACGACCCTTACACCACCCACCCCGAGACGGGTGTGCCCGTCAAGCGTATTCTGGCGCGGCCCGCCATCGCTTTTAAAGGCGGTGGGTTTCATGCCAACGACTACCGCCCACCCGAGTCAAAGGCCAGGGAGCCGAAAGCCAAGGAGCCGAAATCGGGGGGCGGCAGCGAGTGAACGCCCTGCGCGTCCTGGGTCTCACGGCCCTGCTGCTGGGAACCGGGGCCGTGCTCTACGCGGCAGGTCGGGCCGACGCCCAGCCGGCGCTGGTCACGAACGACGAGGTGAACACCGTCCAGGTGAGCCAGGGGGCGCTGCCGGCGGTGGTGCGCATCGACAACCGCCTGCGTCAGGAGGTGCTGCAGCAGGGTGACGATCCGCTGGAAGTCGGCACCGGGTTTTTCATCAAGAAAGACCTGATCGTCACGAACTATCACGTGATCCGGGACGCCAGCTCGCTGACGGTCACGCTGTTCAACGGGCGGCGGGCCTCGGTGAAGGTCGAGGGAATCGATCCAGGCATCGACATCGCGCTGCTGCGCGTGTCCGGCGTGACCGCCCCGAAGACCCTGAGTTTCGGCAACAGTGCCCGGCTGATTCCAGGGCAGAAGATGATCGTGATCGGTACGCCGCTGCGCTTCCAGAACTTCATCAGCACCGGCGTCTACAGTGCGGCGGCCAGCCCACGTGACGTGCCGCGCAACGACGGGGTGGGCCAGGAGATCGGGCAGTACTTCATGACCACCGCCAGCATTCAGGGCGGCAACAGTGGCGGCCCCATCCTAGACTCGCGCGGGCTGGTGGTGGCGGTCGCGGACGCCAACGCGGCGGCCAGCATGCTCTCTGCGGCAGTGATCGGGGTGGCCATTCCGGGCGATATCGTCAGGCAGAGCGTGGACGACCTGATCAAGATCGGGGTGCCTCAACGCGGCACGCTGGGCGTCACGCTGCATGATCTGGACAACCTCGACCCGGCGCTGCGGCAACTGGCGGGCCTGAGCAGCAGCGAGGGTGCCCTGGTGTGGGACGTGCCCGCCGGGAGTGCGGGGGCGCGCGCGGGCCTGCGCGGCAGCCTGCGCAACAGCAAGGATCAGCTCCTCTCGCCACTAGGCGACGTGATCGTGGCCGTCGACAACCAGCGCGTGCAGAACTCCTTCGATGTGGCGCGGCTGGTCGCCACCCGGCGCCCCGGCGACACGGTGAACCTGAAGGTGTGGCGCAACAAGAAGGCTGTCAACGTGAAGGTCACGATTCTGAAACGCACCGTGAGGTGAAATTTACGCGTACTGCCTGCACCAGAAAAGGGAGACCCGCTGAGCCAGTCTCCCCTTTTTGTGGTGCTCTGCGCCGGGTCAGATGACGCGGCGTTGCGTGATCTCGTTCGCGGCCCGCAGGCCAGCCAGCATGCTGCTCAGGCGCTGCATCTCGGCCCGGGTCAGGTGCAGGCCGTGGCGCATCAGCAGCGAGTGAATTTCATTTGGGGCACTGACCACGTCCTGAAAAATAGCGGGCGGCGCGAGCAAGCGGCGCAGCCAGCTTCCGCGAATAGGGGTGGCACGGTAATAAGTGACACGCCAGCCCTGGCGGCCCGCGTGAATGACGATGCGGTCTTGATTGGCACGGTGAAAGGTGTGTTCGTTCATGAGGGGCACCTGTAGTCTGGTCAGAGGCTCGTAAGGGGACAGCCGCCAGGTTGAAATGTAATGGTCACAGTGTATACACACGCAGGCAGTTAGCGTTGTAAGAAACCTGATAGTACCCCCGGCGTGGGGGAGCCCCCTCCACTTTGGTAAAGATGACCACCATAAGGAACAACACCTGAGCAGATATTCAGATATACTGGGGTATGTCGAGACCCGGCTCACCGGCTACCCCCCCGCATGGCGAAACGCTGACTTACTTTGTGGACGGCATGGACTGCGCCTCCTGCGTGCAGAAGGTCGAGAAAATGGTGGACACCCTGCCCGGCACCGGGGCGGTGAAAACCAGTTTCACGAAGCAGACGCTACAACTGACGCTGGACGAATCGCAAACGCCAAGGGGCACGCTGGAGGGCAACCTGCGGGCGCTGGGGTATACGCCCGCCCTGCGGGGGGACGCGGACGGACAGGTTCAGGGTGCGGCGAACACGCAGGGTCACACGCACGAACCCAGGGGCGCGAACCCCTGGTACACCACGAACATCGGTCGACTGGTGCTGCTGACGGGCAGCCTGCTGGCCGCGGCCTACCTGCTGGGGTTCCTGGCCCCGGCGTTCGCCCAGTCTTTCTACATGGTCGCCGCCTTGATCGGCGTAGCTCCTTTCGCGCGCAAGGCGTGGGTGGGGGCGCGGCTGGGCGATCCGTTCAGCATCAATATGCTGGTCACCCTGGCGGCCCTCGGGGCGCTCCTGATCGGCGAGGCCCCGGAAGGTGCGGTCGTCGTGTTCTTCTTCGCTATCGGCGAGTTGCTGGAGGGCGTGGCGGCCGGCAGGGCGCGGCAGGGCATTCAGGCGCTGGTGGCGCTGACGCCGAAAACCGCTTTACTCGTGCATGAAAGTCATGCCCACGAAGTGCCCGCCGACTCCTTGAAAGTCGGTCAGGTGGTGCAGGTGAATCCTGGCGCGCGCGTGCCCACCGACGGCACGATTCTGACTGGAACGTCCGACCTGGACGACAGTCCTGTGACCGGGGAGAGCATCCCCGTCATGAAAACCGTGGGCGACAGCGTGTATGCCGGGAGCATCAATGCAGGCGGCGTGCTGACCGTGCGCGTGGAGAAAACTGCTGCGGACAACACCATTGCCCGGATGATTCACCTGGTGGAGGAGGCCGAGGGCAGCAAAGCGCAGGCCGCCCGGTTCATCGACCGCTTCAGCCGCGTTTACACGCCGCTGGTGGTGCTGGTGGCCGCGCTGGTGGCCGTGGTGCCGCCTCTGCTGTTCGGGCAGGCGTGGCACGAGTGGCTGTACAAGGGCCTGGCGCTGCTGCTGATCGGCTGCCCGTGCGCCCTGGTGCTCAGCGTACCCGCCGCCATCACGTCCGGCATCAGCGCAGGCACCAGGCGCGGCCTGCTGATCAAGGGCGGCGCGGCGCTGGAAACCATCGGCTCAGTCAGCACCATCGCCTTCGATAAGACAGGAACGCTGACCGCCGGCAAACCCCGCGTGACGGACGTACAACCCGTGAACGGTACGCGCCAGGAGGTGCTGCGCCTCTCGGCGGCGGTGGAGTCCGGCAGCAGTCACCCGCTGGCCAGGGCCATTCTGAAAGCCGCGCAGGACGAGCAACTGAGCGTGCCCTCAGCACAGGATGCACAGGCCCTCGCCGGGCAGGGCGTGAGCGCCAGCGTGGAAGGCCGCACGCTGCTGGTCAGTTCACCGAGGCACGCCGCCGGGCAGTTTGCCCTGAACGCTGAGCAGGCTACACAAATTGCCGCTTTCGAGGCGCAGGGCAAAACCGCTGTGATCCTGCACGACGGTCAGGTGCCGCTGGGGTTCCTGGCCATTCGCGACGAACCGCGTGACGACGCCCGCGCTGCCCTGGCAGAACTGCGCGCGTTGGGCATCAGCACCGTGATGCTCACCGGGGACAACGCCCGCACTGGACAGGCCATCGCGCAGGGCCTGGGCATTGACGTGCAGGCCGAACTGCTTCCCGAAGACAAACTCCGCGTTATTGACCAGCTGAAGACTCGCGGCGCGGTGGCGATGGTCGGAGACGGCATCAACGACGCGCCCGCGCTGGCCCGCTCGGACGTGGGCATCGCCATGGGCGGCGGCACCGACGTGGCGTTGGAAACTGCCGACGCCGCCCTGCTGCGCGAGAAGGTCACGGGCGTCAGTGAACTGGTACAACTTTCCCGCGCCACCATGAACAACATCAGACAGAACATTTTCTTTGCCTTGAGCCTGAAAAGCGTGTTCCTGGTCACGACCCTGCTGGGGTACACCAACCTGTGGATGGCGATTCTGGCCGACACGGGCGCCACCGCCATCGTGACCGCCAACGCCCTGCGCCTGCTGGGCTGGGGCCGTCACCTGAAACCCCGAACCGCTGACCCCCAGGCCGCCTCTCAGGCGCAGGTGGCCCGATGATCCGCGCGACCACGCCAACCACGCTGGACGATACCTGCGAAATCACGTGCGTTCACCCACAGGCCGTGCAGACGGCCCGCGCTGCCCTGCCCGACGACGACTGCGTGACGCGCAGCACGGCTTTCCTGAAACTGGTGGCCGACCCCACCCGCCTGAAAATCCTGAGTGCCCTGAACGCCACCGAGCTGTGCGTGTGCGACCTGGCCGCCGTGGTCGGCATCAGCGAGAGCGCCGTCAGTCACCAGTTGCGCCTGCTGCGCACCGGGCGCGTCGTGACGTACCGCAAGGAAGGCCGCGTCGCCTACTACCGCCTGCTGGATGGACACGTGACCACCCTGATCGAGAACGCGCTGGAACACGCACGCGAGTAGCTGGCCGCGCCCGACACGATTGCTGGACAGAATGCCTTTCATTTTGAAGCCCGGCGTTAAGCTGGCCTGATGAAGAATGTTGCTTTGATCGCTGCG
The Deinococcus fonticola genome window above contains:
- a CDS encoding adenylate kinase; the protein is MQRVIVIGTTGSGKTTFARALAHRLGVPHGEQDAWNHQPDWQVAPLAQFRAQVSLFTAQESWVMDGNYSKARDIGWARAQTLVWLDYPAWVVYPRIVRRTLRRVVTRQELWNGNRETWRGALLDPEAPLRWFWRTHWKRRREIPELVAGFPHLRLVRLKSPGEAARWLQSLNG
- a CDS encoding cyclin-dependent kinase inhibitor 3 family protein, with protein sequence MNSTQNPLRIAWIEDGPPRWPGRLGLTIAPGKKGQGHELRHDRDLTTDLGHLKEKGVTLLVNLMEQDEMQRWHMDDYHAEAARLGLNVRHHPIPDVKTPTDDAAFHALVQDLRDRLRHGETIVIHCLGGLGRSGMLAACLLVQSGLNAHDAIALVRHCRSPRAVEADQPRYVETYARTHTC
- a CDS encoding metallophosphoesterase family protein; this encodes MKIAVFGDVHGNQFALKAVVQDIEAQQPDVWVNLGDQLFGGADPLGAWHLQQQLKAQHGVHEIRGNTDERLGEQLTPDTEKREMLEWLHAVLPASAGEYVASLPTSVTLAHGEVIAAHGTPSDPWEYLLREGKQWATDEQVHKRLGNTENARVVIVGHSHLEHVRQLGHLTVVNCGAVSRQKDGSPLARWTLLEGEKGVWNVTFRRVAYDMEAAAQWAEQYAYDGKKEAKQLRTGQ
- the glmS gene encoding glutamine--fructose-6-phosphate transaminase (isomerizing): MCGIVGYIGPKQAQDVLISGLSKLEYRGYDSAGVAIGDGACINVRKKAGKLANLSGELEAQPLPGTLGIGHTRWATHGLPNDTNSHPHATEDGRIVIVHNGIIENYLNLKEGLLQRGHAFKSETDSEVLAHLIEEAYKGDLYEAVRTALGQVRGAYGIVVTHVDHREIVAARTVSPLVMGVGEGEMFLASDVPALLPYTRQMVFLHDGDMVVLHDDGFRVTDLQGNELKRDIETIDWDAESAEKGGFDTYMLKEIYEQPQALTNTLIGRLHDETGEVNLDIDLDPASFKRISIIACGTAFYAGLVGEYLIEQLARIPVEVDVASEYRYRDPLVSENTLAIVVSQSGETIDTLEALREAKKGGAKTLGVINAKGSSMTRELDDTLYIHAGPEIGVASTKAYTSMVSAFLMLALWLGRARGTLSGQEGAELLSSARELPRLVEEALQPERVQQIKQVAEKYAQARDYLFLGRGVNSPTAFEGALKLKEISYIHAEAYAAGEMKHGPIALIDEKLPVVVVATESRLLEKTISNVQEVRARGGKVILVLSDGDTENAQHADDVIYVPRAHEMVSPVVNAVAMQLLAYYTATVLGKDVDKPRNLAKSVTVE
- a CDS encoding nicotinate phosphoribosyltransferase; the protein is MPVPATPVKLSDDNLILDTDSYKSSHYLQYPQGTTRLFSYLESRGGKYPTTRFFGLQYILDRYLTRRVTAEMVEEARDLIEAHGEPFPYEGWMRVVNVHGGKLPLEIRAVPEGVSVPIHNILMSCTNTDPELPWLVGWFETMLMRVWYPTTVCTQSHAIREIIKEALEKTSDRAAEELPFKLHDFGSRGVSSRESAGLGGLAHLVNFQGSDTLEALRVARNHYGADIAGYSIPAAEHSTITSWGKENEVEAYRNMVRMFGKKGGIYAVVSDSYDLKHAINVHWGETLKKEVIESGATLVVRPDSGDPPAMVRLAVKALAAKYGTTVNSKGYQVLNHVRVIQGDGINEDTIRQILQNLLIDGFSAENVAFGMGGALLQKVDRDTQRFAYKASAGLIDGAYRGIYKDPVTDPGKRSKDGVLDLVMEDGRMTTRAYYTFDTDFPGSLMRTVFKDGELVVRDSLEEVRGRA
- a CDS encoding AI-2E family transporter — protein: MTKPPETNAFQYAWKSPWVRLAVFLLAFYLLYRVFGSITSVVVDFTVAFLIAYLANPLLNWLEKGRVKRGLGVVFVLLLFLGLLALTVTLIVTVSGQFAQLIKNLPNLVNNLGGLIDNVAVRLNNLGIPGMENVQERMTTAAQTWVQNLDQNLGPILQNALNSTGTLLNYVLSVGGIIGQIVLILLLSVYLMLDYNRVNAALLRAFPRPWQPRVLELSALTGQAVGGYVRGQLIIASFIGLFVWIGLTLVGIPSAAAIGFLAGAFNIVPYLGPIIGATPALLLALTMPNVLLKMILVIVVFVAANQIESNFLSPYILSKNTDLHPVTILVAILVGVALMGFAGALLAVPTVALAKLLLEKYYYPSRVYTEGP